A genomic region of Kribbella sp. NBC_00382 contains the following coding sequences:
- a CDS encoding chorismate mutase, with translation MTDLDVSTELGRLRGTIDNIDAALVHLLAERFKCTQQVGALKARSGLPPADKGREERQITRLRSLATDAGLDPVFAEKFLNFVIAEVIMHHERIAEAN, from the coding sequence GTGACTGATCTGGATGTGTCTACTGAACTCGGCCGGCTGCGGGGCACCATCGACAACATCGATGCCGCGTTGGTGCACCTGCTGGCCGAGCGGTTCAAGTGCACCCAGCAGGTGGGTGCACTCAAGGCTCGCAGCGGTCTCCCGCCGGCCGACAAGGGCCGGGAGGAACGGCAGATCACCCGGCTCCGGTCGCTGGCGACCGACGCGGGCCTGGACCCGGTCTTCGCGGAGAAGTTCCTCAACTTCGTGATCGCCGAGGTGATCATGCACCACGAGCGAATCGCCGAGGCCAACTGA
- a CDS encoding DUF389 domain-containing protein: MTSVMHLRLIVPSDRTDLVVSTLVADDRVTNVVVLSGAAKRPAGDVVQCDVTREATSDILGWLKEQRLYDDGAVAISTVDAAPSRNAWHTEQAAPGAPDDAVVWDAVVDQGYAEARGSWAFYAFLTLATMIAAIAVITDSSILVVGAMVVGPEFGVVAALALGLALGRRGLATQSLALLAKGFLVAILVTILVALLARAGGWIDVGDVTADRPLTGFIWRPDRWSVVVAVLAGCAGVLSQTAGRSNALVGVFISVTTVPAAGDLALSIAVWAPAQIGGSAAQLGINLVGMTCAGVATLLLQRLLWRFTARSHREHELK, translated from the coding sequence ATGACCTCCGTGATGCACCTCCGGCTCATCGTCCCCAGCGACCGTACCGACCTGGTCGTGAGCACCCTCGTCGCCGACGATCGGGTGACCAACGTCGTCGTACTGTCCGGCGCCGCGAAGCGGCCTGCGGGTGATGTCGTGCAGTGCGACGTCACTCGGGAGGCGACCTCCGACATCCTTGGCTGGCTGAAAGAACAGCGGCTGTACGACGACGGCGCGGTCGCGATCAGCACCGTTGACGCCGCGCCGTCCCGCAACGCGTGGCACACCGAGCAAGCAGCTCCCGGAGCACCGGACGACGCCGTCGTGTGGGACGCGGTAGTCGACCAAGGCTATGCCGAAGCCCGAGGATCCTGGGCCTTCTACGCCTTCCTCACGCTCGCCACGATGATCGCGGCCATCGCCGTCATCACCGACTCGTCGATCCTCGTCGTCGGCGCCATGGTGGTCGGCCCCGAGTTCGGCGTCGTGGCCGCGCTGGCTCTCGGCCTCGCGCTGGGCCGGCGAGGGCTCGCCACGCAATCGCTGGCACTGCTCGCCAAAGGATTCCTGGTGGCGATCCTGGTGACCATTCTGGTCGCCCTGCTGGCCCGGGCCGGTGGCTGGATCGACGTCGGCGATGTGACGGCGGACCGTCCACTCACCGGTTTCATCTGGCGTCCCGACCGGTGGTCCGTCGTCGTCGCCGTCCTGGCAGGCTGCGCCGGCGTCCTCTCGCAGACGGCCGGCCGGTCCAATGCGCTGGTCGGCGTCTTCATCTCGGTCACGACCGTACCGGCCGCCGGCGACCTCGCCCTGTCGATCGCCGTCTGGGCACCAGCGCAGATCGGCGGCTCAGCCGCCCAGCTCGGCATCAACCTGGTCGGCATGACCTGCGCCGGTGTAGCAACCCTGCTCCTCCAACGCCTCCTCTGGCGCTTCACCGCCCGCTCGCATCGCGAACACGAGCTCAAGTAG
- a CDS encoding DUF2461 family protein produces MNGFAGWPPEAFDVLLRLEGEPSVEVRRECRREREELVRQPMVELLDAMAYEDAAYEDFAVWRYGGVLLEAWQRQGAIVRLGPNVELSLRFDLDGLQVSLAWWYAPPVQIERYRAAVADSGSGPRLVAVIRKLEREGFEISGDLLKRPLRGYPADHPRAELLRHRSVIATRPLGGDDWIHTPAAADQVRFTFTQLRPLARWLVEHVAT; encoded by the coding sequence GTGAACGGTTTCGCGGGGTGGCCGCCGGAGGCCTTCGACGTGTTGCTTCGGCTGGAGGGGGAGCCTTCGGTCGAGGTTCGGCGGGAGTGCCGGCGGGAGCGGGAGGAGCTGGTCCGGCAGCCGATGGTCGAGTTGCTCGACGCGATGGCTTACGAAGACGCTGCCTACGAGGACTTCGCCGTCTGGAGGTACGGAGGGGTCTTGCTGGAGGCGTGGCAGCGGCAGGGCGCGATTGTCCGGTTGGGGCCGAACGTCGAGCTGTCGCTGCGGTTCGATCTGGACGGGCTGCAGGTCAGCCTGGCGTGGTGGTACGCGCCGCCGGTGCAGATCGAGCGGTACCGGGCGGCGGTCGCGGACTCCGGGTCGGGGCCACGGCTGGTCGCCGTCATTCGGAAGCTGGAGCGCGAGGGCTTCGAGATCTCCGGCGACCTGCTGAAGCGCCCGTTGCGGGGATATCCAGCTGACCATCCGAGGGCAGAGTTGCTGCGGCACAGGTCCGTCATCGCGACGCGGCCGCTCGGCGGTGACGACTGGATTCACACGCCGGCTGCGGCCGACCAGGTCCGCTTCACCTTCACTCAGCTACGCCCACTGGCCCGCTGGCTGGTTGAGCACGTTGCTACTTGA